One genomic window of Pelmatolapia mariae isolate MD_Pm_ZW linkage group LG5, Pm_UMD_F_2, whole genome shotgun sequence includes the following:
- the LOC134627685 gene encoding myosin heavy chain, fast skeletal muscle-like — MSGDAEMECFGKAAIFLRKPERERIEAQNTPFDAKTAYFVTEPKEMYLKGKLTKREGGKATVETLCGKTITVKEEEVFPMNPPKFDKIEDMAMMTHLSEPSVLYNLKERYAAWMIYTYSGLFCVTVNPYKWLPVYDSMVVAGYRGKKRVEAPPHIFSISDNAYQFMLQDRENQSILITGESGAGKTVNTKRVIQYFATIAVAGGKKTEQAPGKMQGSLEDQIIAANPLLEAYGNAKTVRNDNSSRFGKFIRIHFGTTGKLASADIETYLLEKSRVTFQLSAERSYHIFYQLTTGHRPELIEALLITTNPYDYPMISQGEITVKSINDVEEFIATDTAIDILGFTADEKASMYKLTGAVMHHGNMKFKQKQREEQAEPDGTEVADKIAYLMGLNSADLLKALCYPRVKVGNEYVTKGQTVPQVNNSVNALSKSVYEKMFLWMVVRINEMLDTKQSRSYFIGVLDIAGFEIFDFNSLEQLCINFTNEKLQQFFNHHMFVLEQEEYKKEGIEWEFIDFGMDLAACIELIEKPMGIFSILEEECMFPKATDITFKNKLYDQHIGKSAPFQKPKPAKGKAEAHFSLVHYAGTVDYNVNGWLEKNKDPLNDSVVQLYQKSSAKLLAFLYASHASAEAEGGGKKGGKKKGGSFQTVSALFRENLGKLMTNLRSTHPHFVRCIIPNESKTPGLMENFLVIHQLRCNGVLEGIRICRKGFPSRILYGDFKQRYKVLNASVIPEGQFIDNKKASEKLLGSIDVDHTQYKFGHTKVFFKAGLLGLLEEMRDEKLAILVTMTQALCRGFLMRREFVKMMERREAIYSIQYNIRSFMNVKTWPWMKLYFKIKPLLKSAETEKEMAAMKVDFEKTKEDLAKALAKKKELEEKMVTLLQEKNDLQIQIQAEGENLADAEERCEGLIKAKIQLEAKLKETAERLEDEEEMNAELTAKKRKLEDECSELKKDIDDLELTLAKVEKEKHATENKVKNLVEEMASQDETIAKLTKEKKALQEAHQQTLDDLQAEEDKVNSLTKAKTKLEQQVDDLEGSLEQEKKLRMDLERAKRKLEGDLKLAQETIMDLENDKQQSDEKIKKKDFEISQLLNKIEDEQSLSAQLQKKIKELQARIEELEEEIEAERAARAKVEKQRSDLSRELEEISERLEEAGGATAVQIEMNKKREAEFQKLRRDLEEATLQHEATAAALRKKQADSVAELGEQIDNLQRIKQKLEKEKSEYKMEIDDLTSNMEAIAKAKANLEKMCRSLEDQLSELKTKNDEHVRQLNDIGVQRARLQTENGEIARQLEEKEALISQLTRSKLAYTQQIEELKRHIEEEVKAKNALAHAVQSARHDCDLLREQYEEEQEAKAELQRALSKANSEVAQWRTKYETDAIQRTEELEEAKKKLAQRLQDAEESIEAVNAKCASLEKTKQRLQGEVEDLMIDVERANALAANLDKKQRNFDKILAEWKQKYEETQAELEGAQKEARSLSTELFKMKNSYEEALDQLETLKRENKNLQQEISDLTEQISEGGKTIHELEKAKKTVETEKSELQTSLEEAEATLEHEESKILRIQLELTQVKSEVDRKIAEKDEEIEQIKRNSQRVIESMQTTLDAEVRSRNDALRIKKKMEGDLNEMEIQLSHANRQAAEAQKQLRNVQGQLKDAQLHLDEAIRSQEDMKEQVAMVERRNNLMQAEIEELRAALEQTERGRKIAEQELVDASERVGLLHSQNTSLINTKKKLEADFIQIQGEVEDAVQEARNAEEKAKKAITDAAMMAEELKKEQDTSAHLERMKKNLEVTVKDLQHRLDEAENLAMKGGKKQLQKLEARVRELEAEVDAEQRRSADAIKGVRKYERRVKELTYQTEEDKKNIARLQDLVDKLQLKVKSYKRQAEEAEEQANTHLSRYRKVQHEMEEAQERADIAESQVNKLRVKSREIVKTKEAEE, encoded by the exons ATGAGTGGGGACGCAGAGATGGAGTGTTTTGGCAAGGCGGCCATTTTTCTCCGCAAGCCAGAAAGAGAGCGCATTGAAGCTCAAAACACTCCATTTGATGCTAAAACAGCATACTTCGTGACTGAGCCCAAAGAAATGTACCTCAAGGGGAAACTTACTAAGAGAGAGGGCGGCAAAGCCACCGTGGAGACTCTGTGCGGGAAG ACTATCACTGTGAAAGAAGAGGAAGTCTTCCCCATGAACCCTCCCAAATTCGATAAGATTGAGGACATGGCCATGATGACCCACCTCAGTGAGCCTTCTGTGCTGTATAACCTCAAAGAGCGCTATGCAGCATGGATGATCTAC ACCTACTCTGGGCTGTTCTGCGTCACTGTGAACCCCTACAAGTGGCTCCCAGTGTATGATTCAATGGTTGTGGCAGGATACAGGGGCAAGAAGAGAGTTGAGGCTCCACCCCAcattttctccatctctgataATGCCTATCAGTTCATGCTCCAAG ACAGAGAAAATCAGTCCATCCTGATTAC TGGAGAATCTGGTGCAGGAAAGACTGTCAACACGAAACGTGTCATCCAGTACTTTGCAACAATTGCAGTGGCTGGAGGAAAGAAAACTGAGCAAGCTCCCGGCAAAATGCAG GGGTCACTGGAAGACCAAATCATTGCAGCAAACCCACTGTTGGAAGCTTATGGTAATGCCAAGACTGTGAGGAATGACAATTCTTCACGTTTT GGAAAATTTATCAGAATTCACTTTGGGACAACTGGAAAACTGGCTTCGGCTGATATTGAAACAT ATCTGCTGGAGAAGTCTCGCGTGACGTTCCAGCTCTCTGCTGAGAGGAGCTACCATATCTTCTATCAGCTCACAACGGGCCACAGACCTGAGCTCATTG AGGCTCTCCTGATCACCACAAACCCATACGACTATCCCATGATCAGTCAGGGTGAAATCACTGTCAAGAGTATCAATGACGTTGAAGAATTCATCGCTACTGAC ACTGCCATTGACATCCTGGGCTTCACCGCAGACGAGAAGGCAAGCATGTATAAACTGACCGGAGCTGTGATGCATCACGGAAACATGAAGTTCAAGCAGAAGCAGCGAGAAGAGCAGGCTGAGCCAGATGGCACTGAGG TTGCAGATAAAATCGCCTACCTCATGGGTCTGAACTCGGCTGATTTGCTAAAAGCACTGTGCTACCCGAGAGTGAAGGTTGGGAACGAGTATGTGACCAAAGGTCAAACTGTTCCTCAG GTCAACAATTCCGTCAATGCTCTCTCAAAGTCCGTCTATGAGAAAATGTTCTTGTGGATGGTCGTCAGAATCAACGAGATGTTGGACACAAAGCAGTCAAGAAGCTATTTTATTGGTGTCCTGGACATTGCTGGGTTTGAAATTTTTGAT TTCAACAGCCTGGAACAGCTGTGCATCAACTTCACTAATGAAAAACTGCAACAGTTTTTCAACCATCACATGTTTGTCCTGGAGCAAGAAGAGTACAAGAAAGAGGGCATTGAATGGGAGTTCATTGACTTTGGCATGGACTTGGCTGCCTGCATTGAGCTTATTGAGAAG CCGATGGGCATCTTCTCCATCCTTGAAGAGGAGTGCATGTTCCCCAAGGCAACAGACATAACCTTCAAGAACAAACTCTATGACCAGCATATTGGCAAAAGTGCCCCCTTCCAGAAACCAAAGCCTGCCAAAGGCAAAGCTGAGGCCCACTTCTCCCTGGTGCACTATGCTGGTACTGTTGACTACAATGTTAATGGCTGGCTGGAGAAGAACAAAGACCCCCTGAATGACTCTGTGGTACAGCTCTACCAGAAGTCATCAGCGAAACTGTTGGCTTTCCTGTATGCGTCACATGCCTCTGCAGAAG CTGAGGGAGGTGGAAAGAAAGGTGGCAAGAAAAAGGGTGGGTCTTTTCAGACTGTATCTGCTCTGTTCAgg gAGAATCTGGGCAAGCTGATGACGAACTTAAGGAGCACTCATCCTCATTTTGTACGCTGTATCATTCCAAATGAATCAAAAACTCCTG GTCTCATGGAGAACTTCCTGGTCATCCACCAGCTGAGGTGTAACGGTGTGCTGGAGGGGATCAGGATCTGCAGGAAAGGTTTCCCCAGCAGAATCCTCTATGGTGACTTCAAGCAGAG ATACAAAGTGTTGAATGCCAGTGTCATCCCTGAGGGACAGTTCATCGACAACAAAAAGGCCTCAGAGAAACTCTTGGGGTCCATTGATGTTGACCATACCCAGTACAAGTTTGGCCACACAAAG GTGTTCTTCAAAGCTGGTCTCCTGGGTCTCCTGGAGGAGATGCGTGATGAAAAACTCGCTATCCTTGTCACAATGACGCAGGCTCTCTGCAGAGGTTTCCTCATGAGGAGAGAGTTTGTAAAGATGATGGAACGCAG GGAGGCAATTTACTCCATCCAGTACAACATCCGTTCATTCATGAATGTCAAAACCTGGCCTTGGATGAAGTTGTACTTCAAGATTAAGCCTCTGCTGAAGAGTGCAGAGACGGAGAAAGAGATGGCCGCAATGAAAGTGGACTTTGAAAAGACCAAAGAGGATCTGGCAAAGGCTCTGGCTAAGAAGAAAGAGCTGGAAGAGAAGATGGTTACTCTCCTACAGGAGAAGAATGACTTGCAGATCCAAATTCAAGCG GAAGGTGAAAACCTTGCTGATGCAGAGGAAAGGTGTGAGGGGCTCATTAAAGCAAAAATCCAGCTCGAGGCCAAACTCAAAGAGACAGCTGAGAGactggaggatgaggaggaaatGAACGCTGAGCTGACTGCAAAGAAGAGGAAGCTGGAGGACGAGTGCTCTGAGCTGAAGAAAGACATTGATGACTTGGAGCTGACTCTGGCCAAAGTGGAAAAGGAGAAACATGCCACTGAGAACAAG GTTAAAAACCTGGTTGAGGAAATGGCTTCCCAAGATGAGACAATTGCCAAGTTgaccaaagaaaagaaagcccTCCAAGAGGCCCATCAGCAGACCCTCGATGACCTGCAGGCAGAGGAAGACAAAGTTAACAGTCTGACGAAGGCCAAGACCAAGCTGGAGCAGCAAGTGGACGAT CTTGAAGGTTCCCTGGAGCAAGAAAAGAAGCTTCGCATGGACCTTGAGCGGGCTAAAAGAAAGCTTGAAGGTGATCTTAAACTGGCCCAAGAAACCATCATGGATCTGGAGAACGATAAGCAGCAATCTGATGAGAAAATAAAGAA GAAGGACTTTGAAATAAGCCAGCTTCTGAACAAGATTGAGGATGAGCAGTCTCTTTCTGCTCAGCTTCAGAAAAAGATCAAAGAACTGCAG GCTCGTATTGAGGAGCTTGAGGAGGAGATTGAGGCTGAACGCGCGGCTCGTGCCAAGGTGGAGAAGCAGAGGTCTGATCTCTCCAGGGAGCTGGAGGAGATCAGTGAGCGGCTCGAGGAAGCTGGCGGGGCCACTGCTGTTCAGATTGAGATGAACAAGAAACGCGAGGCCGAGTTTCAGAAGCTGCGGCGTGATCTCGAAGAGGCCACCCTGCAGCACGAAGCCACTGCCGCAGCTCTCCGCAAAAAGCAGGCTGACAGCGTGGCCGAGTTAGGAGAGCAGATTGATAACCTGCAGAGAATCAAACAGAAGCTGGAGAAAGAGAAAAGCGAGTACAAGATGGAGATTGATGACCTCACAAGCAACATGGAGGCCATCGCTAAAGCCAAG gcaaATCTGGAGAAAATGTGTCGCTCACTGGAGGATCAGCTGAGTGAGCTGAAGACCAAAAATGATGAACATGTGCGACAACTGAATGACATTGGGGTGCAAAGGGCGAGGCTTCAAACGGAGAATG GTGAAATCGCTCGCCAACTGGAGGAGAAGGAAGCCCTGATCTCTCAGCTGACAAGGAGCAAGCTGGCTTACACTCAGCAGATTGAAGAGCTGAAGAGGCACATTGAAGAGGAAGTTAAA GCCAAGAACGCCCTGGCTCATGCTGTCCAGTCAGCTCGTCATGACTGCGACCTCCTCAGAGAGCAGtatgaggaggagcaggaggccaAAGCTGAGCTGCAGCGTGCATTGTCCAAAGCAAACAGCGAGGTGGCTCAGTGGAGGACCAAATATGAAACCGATGCTATTCAGCGCActgaggagctggaggaggcaaA GAAAAAGCTCGCCCAGCGTCTCCAGGATGCAGAGGAGTCCATCGAAGCTGTGAATGCAAAATGTGCCTCTCTGGAAAAGACcaaacagagactgcagggTGAAGTGGAGGACCTGATGATCGACGTGGAGAGAGCTAATGCTCTGGCTGCTAACCTTGACAAGAAGCAGAGAAACTTTGACAAG ATTCTTGCTGAGTGGAAGCAGAAGTATGAAGAAACCCAAGCAGAACTAGAGGGAGCTCAAAAAGAAGCTCGTTCGCTCAGCACTGAGCTGTTTAAGATGAAGAATTCATATGAAGAAGCTCTGGACCAGCTGGAGACCCTGAAGAGGGAGAACAAGAACCTGCAAC AGGAGATCTCTGATCTAACTGAGCAAATCAGTGAGGGTGGAAAAACCattcatgaactggaaaaagcGAAAAAGACTGTAGAAACAGAGAAGTCTGAACTCCAGACTTCACTTGAAGAGGCAGAG gcTACTCTGGAGCACGAGGAATCCAAGATCCTCCGCATTCAGCTTGAGCTGACCCAAGTCAAGAGTGAAGTTGACAGGAAGATTGCAGAGAAGGACGAGGAGATTGAACAGATCAAGAGGAACAGCCAGAGAGTGATCGAGTCCATGCAAACTACTCTGGATGCTGAGGTCAGGAGCAGGAATGACGCCCTGAGAATCAAGAAGAAGATGGAGGGAGACCTGAATGAGATGGAGATTCAGCTGAGTCATGCCAACCGCCAGGCAGCTGAAGCCCAGAAACAGCTGAGGAATGTGCAGGGACAGCTGAAG GATGCCCAGCTCCATCTTGATGAAGCCATCAGAAGCCAGGAAGACATGAAGGAGCAGGTTGCAATGGTGGAGCGCAGAAACAACCTGATGCAGGCTGAGATCgaggagctgagagctgcaCTGGAGCAAACAGAGAGAGGCCGCAAGATTGCTGAACAGGAGCTGGTTGATGCCAGCGAGCGCGTGGGACTGCTGCACTCTCAG AACACCAGCCTTATCAACACCAAGAAGAAGCTGGAGGCTGATTTCATTCAGATCCAAGGTGAAGTGGAAGATGCTGTCCAGGAGGCCAGAAATGCTGAAGAAAAGGCCAAGAAGGCCATCACTGAT GCTGCCATGATGGCAgaagagctgaagaaggagcAGGACACCAGTGCTCATTTGGAGAGGATGAAGAAGAACCTGGAGGTGACAGTGAAGGACCTGCAGCACCGCCTTGATGAAGCTGAGAACCTGGCCATGAAAGGCGGCAAGAAGCAGCTCCAGAAACTGGAGGCGAGG GTCCGTGAACTAGAGGCTGAAGTTGATGCTGAACAGAGGCGCAGCGCTGATGCTATCAAGGGAGTGCGAAAATATGAGAGAAGAGTAAAGGAGCTCACCTATCAG ACggaggaggacaagaagaaTATTGCCAGACTTCAGGATCTGGTGGACAAGCTCCAGCTCAAAGTGAAGTCCTATAAGCGACAGGCTGAGGAGGCT GAGGAGCAGGCCAACACTCACCTGTCCAGGTACAGGAAGGTGCAGCATGAAATGGAGGAAGCTCAGGAGCGTGCTGACATTGCTGAGTCTCAAGTTAACAAACTCAGGGTGAAGAGTCGTGAAATagtcaag ACCAAGGAAGCAGAGGAGTGA